The genomic region GTAAAGGGTCAGGCTGCCGTTGCGCAGGTTATCCTCAACCGGGTGCGCAACCCGACCTACCCCAATACCATCTGTGGCGTCGTCTACCAGAACAAGCACTGGCGCAACCGCTGCCAGTTTTCCTTCGCCTGTGACCGCATCAAGGACCGGGTGCGTGACACCCAGCGCTGGAGCATCGCCAAATATGTGGCGCGCGAAACCACCGAAGGCCGCATCTGGCTGAAAGAGGTTGGTTCCTCGACCCACTATCACGCCACCTATGTGCAGCCCAAATGGGCGCGACAGATGAAAAAGGTCGGGCGCATCGGCCTGCATATCTTCTACCGCACCTTTGGCGGCGGCTGGTCCTGACGATTGGAAAGCGCCAAAGCAGGGCAAATCACACCTGTGGGCCGGCGGTGACCGGCAGATTCACCAAATCACCCTCCGGCGCATTGTCGCATCGCTGTGGCTGGGTGTAATTTCAAATAAAATCAATATGTTAATCGCTCATCCCTTCGCTTGACTCTGTTGAGGGTCAAATCTATGTTGCGCGCGACTTCGGCAGGGCTGGAAACACCGTGGTTTTCCGCCTTTCCGCGTATACTGAACCGGTTGCCGCAATGCAGGTAAATTCGGTGCCAGCAAGGGTTTTGCTGGGCTGCGGCGGTTCGTGATTGGCGGGAAGGCATGGCAAAAAGCGGAAAACACAGCAGGCCGAAGGGCAGGCCAGGCACTGGGCTGGAGCAGCGCCTTGAATCGCTCGAAGACCGCCTCGATGAGCGGCGTCCGCGGGAGAATAAGGCTGACAAGGGATCGGGCCCCGGCGATACAAAGTCGGGATTCGCCATCGCCCTCAGACTATCGAGCGAGTTTATCTCGGCGATATTGGTGGGAGCGGGGATCGGATATCTGCTTGATACCTTCGTTGGGACCACGCCCTGGGGGATGATTGTCTTCCTCCTGATCGGGTTTGCTGCCGGTGTTGTAAACGTGCTGCGGTCCTCTGGTGAGCTTTCGGATCCGTACAGCTCGGTCTGGGCGCCGAAAGAAGAGAACACGAACGGGAATTCACCGGGTGTGCACCCGGATGAAAAAAAGGAATAAGGCGTGGCGAACGATCCAATTCACCAGTTCCACCTGAACAAGCTGATCCCGCTTGAAATCGGCGGCGTGGACTTCTCCTTTACCAATTCTTCCCTGTTCATGGTTGCCACCGTTGCCGCGACTGCGGGCTTCATGATCTGGGCTACCAGCGGGCGCGGCCTGATCCCGACGCGGGCGCAGTCGGTTGCCGAAATTGCCTATGAGTTTTCTTCCAACATGCTGCGCGATGCGGCGGGTTCGGAAGGCATGCGGTTCTTCCCGTTTGTCTTCTCGCTGTTTTTGTTCATTCTGGTCGCCAATCTGCTGGGCATGTTCCCCTACTTCTTCACCATAACAAGCCACATCATCGTGACGGCCGCGCTGGCGCTGCTGGTGTTCGCAACCGTGCTGATTTCCGGCATTTCGCGCCACGGGCTTGGCTTTTTCAAGCTGTTTGTGCCTTCCGGGGTGCCGGGCTGGCTGCTGCCGCTGGTGGTGGCCATTGAGGTCATCTCGTTTCTGACCCGCCCGATCAGCCATTCGGTTCGCCTTTTCGCCAACATGCTGGCAGGCCATATCACTTTGAAAGTGTTTGCCGGCTTTGTTGTCAGCCTCAGTGCGCTGGGCGTTGCCGGTGTTGCCGGCGCCATCCTGCCGATGCTGATGACCGTCGCGCTGACCGCACTCGAATTCCTGGTCGCATTCCTGCAGGCCTATGTGTTTGCGATGCTGACCTGCATGTACATCAACGACGCCATTCACCCGGGAGGGCACTAGGCCTGCCGGGAACGGATGCCGGTCAACCGGTATCCGGTGAAATCAACGAAAACTTCCAGCCGTTCATAAGGAGACAAGTCATGGAAGCTGAAGCAGCAAAACTGATCGGAGCGGGCCTTGCAGCCATTGGTACTGGTGCTGCCGGTATCGGCGTGGGTAACCTGTTCGGCCAATTCCTTCAGGGCGCCCTGCGCAACCCCTCGGCAGCCGACGGCCAGTTCGGCCGCCTGATCTTCGGCTTTGCCGTGACCGAGGCACTCGGCATCTTTGCGCTGCTGATCGCCCTGCTGCTGCTGTTCGCAGTCTAGGCAGACACTGTTTTGGCTTCCGGCGGCGCGCTCCTGCGCCGGCGGAGGCTCTCAATACCGTCACCTGGCCGGACCGGTTCCGGCCGACACCGGCATGTAAACGGAAAAGCCAATGCTAGTTTCAGCCGCACTTGCAGCAACCACCGAAGCCTCGCACGATGCAGGAAGCGCCGGCGTGTTCCCGCCGTTCGACTCCTCCACCTTCGCTTCCCAGTTGCTGTGGCTTATCATCACGTTCGGCATCTTCTACTATCTGATGTCCAAGGTGATCATCCCGCGTCTTTCCGGCATTCTCGGCACCCGCCGCGACCGCATCGCCCGCGACCTCGACGAGGCCCAGCGCCTCAAGGAGGATTCCGATGCTGCCCTTGCCGCCTATGAGCAGGAACTGGCAGAAGCGCGCAAGAACGCCGGCAACATTGCCCAGGAAGCCCGCGAGAAGGCAAAGACGGAAGCAGAGGCCCAGCGCAGCAAGGCGGAAGCTTCGCTCAACGAGAAGCTGGCCGGTGCGGAAAAGCAGATTGCCACGATCAAGACAAAGGCACTGGCGGAAGTCGATGGAATTGCCGCTGACACGGCCGCCGAAATCGTGCGCCAGCTGGTCGGCGGCACGGTGAGCAAGGCAGAAATCACCAAGGCGGTGTCTGCCGCTGCCGGCAAGTGAGCTTGAACAGGGGAGCCTGACCATGGACGCAACCTTTTGGGCCCTAATTGCCCTGATCATTTTTCTCGGCATCGTCGCCTATCTGAAGGTGCCGGGCATGCTCACCAAAAACCTCGATGAGCGTGCGGAGAAGATTCGCAACGATCTGGAGGAAGCCCGCCGCCTGCGTGAGGAAGCGCAGGAACTGCTGGCCGACTATCAGCGCAAGCGCAAGGAAGCCGAGCAGGAAGCGAGCGACATCATTGCCGCTGCCGAGCGTGATGCGGAACTGATGGCCAGGGAAGCGGAAGAAAAAACCGCCGACTTCGTTGCCCGCCGCACCGCCATGGCCGAGCAGAAAATTGCCCAGGCCCAGGCTCAGGCCGTTGCCGATGTACGCGCTTCGGCCGTCGAGATTGCCGTCGCTGCGGCAGGCAAGATCGTCGAGGGCAAGGTTTCCGGGGCCACCGCCGACAAGCTGATCAAGGATTCGATTGCCGAAGTAAAAGCGCGGCTCAACTGATCATCCGGCATGGTTTGACGGGTTTAATTCGAAAGCGGCCTGCGGGCCGCTTTTTTGTGCAATGTGGTGTTCAGGCGTCCTTCATGGGGGAGAAGCTGTGCCGGTGCAGCGGGCAGGGGCCTTGTTCCCTTATTGCTGCCAGATGTCTGGCAGACCCGTATCCCTTGTGACCGGCAAATCCGAACGCCGGAAATTTGATATCCGCCCGCAACATCATCCGGTCGCGCATCACCTTGGCAACGATAGAGGCAGCAGCAATCGACAGGCTGCGCCCATCACCCTTTATGACGGCAAGGGCAGGGACCGATAGTCCGGGCGGCACGTCGCGCCCGTCAATCAGGGCATGGTCACAGCCGGTTTGAAGACCGCCGAGCGCCATGGCCATGGCCCGCAGACTGGCCTGGCGGATGTTGATGCGGTCGATGGTGGCATGGTTGGCGGCGTGCCAGCATACTGCCCGGCTGGCCACGGCAATTTCATCGAATAATTCTTCGCGGCGTTTGGCGGTCAGCTTCTTTGAGTCGTTCAGGCCCGATGGAATATCATCCGGGTTCAAAACAACCGCAGCGGCCACAACAGGTCCGGCCAGCGGGCCGCGCCCCGCTTCATCGGCACCGGCAATAAGCTGGTATCCCTTTTCTGCAAGACCTGCTTCCAGAGTATAGTCGGGCCCGTGGCGGAACCCTGCGGTCTGATCGGTCGAGGGGCGTTCAGGATGCAGCATTAAACGGGTGCAAGCTCAAAAGGGGAAGAGGAATCGGTGCCGGCCATGGGTTTGCGGCAGCATGGCGCGAACACCGATTCTCTTCAAGTCCGGCCCTTCTGGTTCTGCTACCCGGAGGGGACAGCGGCAGCAGAACCTTGTGGCGCCAAGGAAGCGCCGGGCCGGTTTTTCCAGCCGGGGAATGCTGGAAACCGGAAGCCTGAATGATCCGACACCGGATCATCGGGCGACAAGCTCAAAACAGCGCCAGTTGGGCCTCGTTTTCCTCGGGCGCTGAAAACAGATCTGTCCTTAGCATCCGGCGCTCCTGATTGAAGCCGAGCTTGCGGGCAGCAACCTCAAAGCGGCGGCCGAGTTGCAGGGCATAGGGTCCGCCGCCGCGCATCCGCTTGCCCCATTGTGCATCATAGTCCTTGCCGCCGCGCATCGACTTCAGCAGGTTCATCACATGGCGGTAACGGTCAGGATAATGCTTGAGCAGCCAGTCGCGAAACAGCGGGCTGACCTCCTGCGGCAGGCGCAGCAGAATATACCCGGCTTCGCAGGCGCCCGCGCCACGGGCCGAATCGAGAATACGTTCCATTTCGTGATCGGTCAGCGCGGGAATTACCGGCGCCACCATCACCGAAGCCGGAATGCCGGCCTCGGAAAGGTCGCTGATCGCCTTGAGCCTGAGCGTTGGCGTTGAGGCCCTCGGCTCCATGGCGCGTGCCAGCCTCCGGTCAAGCGTCGTGATGGACAAGGCCACTTTGACGAGCCCCTTTTTTGCCATCCGCGACAGAATGTCGATGTCACGGGTCACGAGCGCCGATTTGGTGACGATGCCCACCGGATGGTTGGCACTTTCCAGCACTTCCAGAAGTGAGCGCATGATGCGCCGTTCCTTCTCGATCGGCTGATAGGGATCGGTATTGGTGCCAATGGCAATCAGTTTCGGCTTGTATCCCTTTTTCGACAGTTCGCGCTCCAGCAGTTCCGCTGCGTCCTGCTTGGCAAACAGTTTTGATTCAAAATCCAGTCCGGCCGAAAGCCCCATATAGGCATGGGCAGGCCGGGCAAAGCAGTAGACGCAGCCATGTTCGCAGCCGCGATAAGGGTTGATGGACCGGTCAAAGGAGATGTCGGGTGACGTGTTTTTTGTGATGATCTTTTTCGCCTTCTCCTCATAGACTTCGGTCTTGAAGGGCGGCAGTTCGTCCAGCGTCTGCCAGCCATCGTCAAAAACATGCCGGCTGATCGGCTCAAAGCGGCCGGAGGGATTGAGCGCCGCGCCGCGTCCCCTTGAGCGCAGTTCGGCAAGCTTTTCGCTGCCATCATGGGTATTGAGGCCCCGCCAGTGCCCGGATCGGGCAATGCGGGAACGGTCCATGAAGGTGCGATGCGCCAGAACTGTCCGCTCTGCCGAAACGGTCCGCTCTGCCGAAACGGTATTGGGCTCCATGACGCCCCTGTCCGCCGTTTCCCTGCCATGCGCTTCGTTTTGCGCCATTTGACCTGCTCCCTGAAATGATTGCCGGGTATTCCGGTCGATTCGTTTCTGTGAACTTATTCCTATCTTCAAAAAGGGAACAAAGCAAGTACAAAAATGAGAACAGTTCAGTCTCCACACGAAATGCCGACCTCGGGAATGCCGATCTGGGGAATGCCCAATTGGAGAATGCATGGATGTGACAGATGTTCCGCCGGCTGGTTGAATTCCGTAGGCTATCCACAGGAAGTTTTTGGGCCAACCGCATGCACATGCTCGGTGAGCGCGGCATGATCTCCACGAAATTGCAGGCCAAACCGCACGTTGAGCGTGAGCCAAGCGCAAGGTTTGGTGGAGGAACCAAGCCCTGCAGTTCGGCAGGAAAACTCAGCCCTTGCCGCGTTTGAGATGCTCATCCAGTCGCGGCATGATCTCCACGAAATTGCAGGGCATGTGGCGGTAATCGAGCTGCAGGCCAAGAATGCCGTCCCAGGCATCCTTGCAGGCACCGGGCGATCCCGGCAAACAGAAGACATAGGTGGCATTCATCACGCCGCCGGTCGCCCGTGACTGGATGGTGGAGGTCCCGATCTTCTCATAGCTGATGCGGTGAAAGATGGCCGAAAAGCCGTCCATGGTCTTTTCAAACAGCGGCTCGAGCGCATCGGGTGTCACATCGCGCCCGGTAAAGCCGGTGCCGCCGGTGGTGATGATCACATCCACATCCTCCTGCCTGGACCAGGCTTTCACCTTTTCCTGGATGGCGGGAATATCGTCCTTGACGATGGCCCTGTCGATCAGGGTGTGACCGGCCTTTTCGAGCCGTTCGACGAGCGTTGCACCCGAGCGGTCTTCTTCCATGCTGCGCGTGTCGGACACGGTAAGGACGGCAATGCCCACGGGAACAAAAGGACGGTTTTCATCAATGCGGTTCATGGTGGTCTCTCCGGTTTCCAATGCCATATTCATCAGACCGGAAAGACCCTGTCCATGCCGAAATCGGCGCTCTGCGTCGCCGTGACCCACCAGCCGGGGTTTGCTGCCGCAATGGTGCCGGCGGCCTTCCGTGCGGCCTCTGCATGGGCAAAGATGCCGAAACAGGTCGCGCCGGAACCGCTCATGCGCGAAAGGCTGGCACCTGACGTTTCGAGCGCCCGCAAGACGTTGCCGATGACCGGTTCGGCGGCCATGGCTGGCGCCTGCAGGTCGTTTCGCTGCTCTTTGAGCCAGCTTGTCAGCATGAACTGGCTCAGTTGACCGGGCAGGGCGGCCAATGGCGGGTTTTGCTTGTTCTTCAGGATTCTGAAGATCTGCGGGGTTGAAACCGCAATGGCGGGATTGACCAGCACCAGATCGAGGGCCGGCAGATTGGCGGCAGGTTCAAGATCGGTGCCTCTGCCGCGGGCGATCAGGGAGGACGAAGAAAGACACATCGGCACATCGGAGCCGATTTCGGCACCAAGGGTCATCAGTGCGCTGTCGCTGACGGGGATACCGAGCGCATGACGCAGCACCAACAAGGTGGCCGCCGCATCGGCAGAGCCGCCGCCAATGCCGCTGGCAACCGGCAGGTTCTTTTCCAGGGCAAAACAGAGCCCGCCTGCCGCAGCAAAGGCTTCAGGGAAACGGCGCCGAAGCAGCGCCGCAGCCTTCAGGATCAGATTGTCGTTACCACCAAGCGCGGCAGCGAAAGGCCCGGTTGTTTTTAGCGCGGGTTTTTCGCCGCCCTTGCCCCATTGAAGTTCAAGTTCATCTGCCGGCCGGCAAAACACCACCAGGCTTTCGAGACTGTGATAGCCATCCTGCCGCTCACCCGTAACGTGCAGGGCGAGGTTGATTTTTGCTGGTGCGGTGCAGGAAATGGCTGACGACATGGCGGTTGCCGCAAATCAGTGCGTAAGCCCTACCTGGAGCTTGCGTTCGATCTTCGCCTTGTCTTCGGGGGCCGGTTCGTTGGCCAGTGCATGTTTCCACTGGAACACGGCTTCAAGCTTGCGGCCAACCTGCCAGAAGGCATCGCCCAGATGATCGTTGATGACAGGATCAGACGGCATCAGTTCCAAGGCCTTCTGCAGCTCTGCGACGGCCTCTTCATACCGGCCAAGCCGGTAATAGGCCCAGCCGAGACTGTCGATGATGAAGCCGGAATTGGGGCGCAGCTCCACAGCCTTGCGCACCATTTTCAGGCCTTCGTCAAGATTGATGCCCTGGTCGATCCATGAATAGCCGAGATAGTTCAACACATCGGGCTGATCGGGAACGAGTACCAAGGCCTGCTTGAAATCGGTTTCGGCCTTTGGCCACTGTTTGGTGCGCTCATAGGCAATGCCGCGCCGGTAGAACAGCCGCCAGTGGGTTCTCTGCGGATTGACGAGCCGGTTTATCGTGGTCGTATAAACCTCGATGGCCTTGTCATAGGCTTCGTGCTGGGCATGAACGCCGCCGAGCGAGAGTACGGTAACAAGGTCCAGCGGATCTTCGGCCACCAGCCCGTTCATGATTTCCACGGCCTGAGAGGTTTGTTCCATGCGGTTCAGATTGAGTGCATATTCGAGTTGGGCCCGCCGGTAGAAGGGCGATTGTGGGCCAATCTCGCCATAGAACGCATTCGCCTTTGGACGGCGGTCCTGATCTTCATAGACATTGCCGAGCGCGAAAAGAACCGAATCGCTGTCAGGCGCCAGGAAGCGGGCAAGCTGAAGATGGCCCTGGGCAAACGGCAGTCCGCCCTGCCGGCTGATCGCGGTGCCGACATT from Salaquimonas pukyongi harbors:
- a CDS encoding AtpZ/AtpI family protein; amino-acid sequence: MAKSGKHSRPKGRPGTGLEQRLESLEDRLDERRPRENKADKGSGPGDTKSGFAIALRLSSEFISAILVGAGIGYLLDTFVGTTPWGMIVFLLIGFAAGVVNVLRSSGELSDPYSSVWAPKEENTNGNSPGVHPDEKKE
- a CDS encoding F0F1 ATP synthase subunit A translates to MANDPIHQFHLNKLIPLEIGGVDFSFTNSSLFMVATVAATAGFMIWATSGRGLIPTRAQSVAEIAYEFSSNMLRDAAGSEGMRFFPFVFSLFLFILVANLLGMFPYFFTITSHIIVTAALALLVFATVLISGISRHGLGFFKLFVPSGVPGWLLPLVVAIEVISFLTRPISHSVRLFANMLAGHITLKVFAGFVVSLSALGVAGVAGAILPMLMTVALTALEFLVAFLQAYVFAMLTCMYINDAIHPGGH
- a CDS encoding F0F1 ATP synthase subunit C, coding for MEAEAAKLIGAGLAAIGTGAAGIGVGNLFGQFLQGALRNPSAADGQFGRLIFGFAVTEALGIFALLIALLLLFAV
- a CDS encoding F0F1 ATP synthase subunit B; the protein is MLVSAALAATTEASHDAGSAGVFPPFDSSTFASQLLWLIITFGIFYYLMSKVIIPRLSGILGTRRDRIARDLDEAQRLKEDSDAALAAYEQELAEARKNAGNIAQEAREKAKTEAEAQRSKAEASLNEKLAGAEKQIATIKTKALAEVDGIAADTAAEIVRQLVGGTVSKAEITKAVSAAAGK
- a CDS encoding F0F1 ATP synthase subunit B, encoding MDATFWALIALIIFLGIVAYLKVPGMLTKNLDERAEKIRNDLEEARRLREEAQELLADYQRKRKEAEQEASDIIAAAERDAELMAREAEEKTADFVARRTAMAEQKIAQAQAQAVADVRASAVEIAVAAAGKIVEGKVSGATADKLIKDSIAEVKARLN
- a CDS encoding ribonuclease HII; translated protein: MLHPERPSTDQTAGFRHGPDYTLEAGLAEKGYQLIAGADEAGRGPLAGPVVAAAVVLNPDDIPSGLNDSKKLTAKRREELFDEIAVASRAVCWHAANHATIDRINIRQASLRAMAMALGGLQTGCDHALIDGRDVPPGLSVPALAVIKGDGRSLSIAAASIVAKVMRDRMMLRADIKFPAFGFAGHKGYGSARHLAAIREQGPCPLHRHSFSPMKDA
- a CDS encoding PA0069 family radical SAM protein yields the protein MAQNEAHGRETADRGVMEPNTVSAERTVSAERTVLAHRTFMDRSRIARSGHWRGLNTHDGSEKLAELRSRGRGAALNPSGRFEPISRHVFDDGWQTLDELPPFKTEVYEEKAKKIITKNTSPDISFDRSINPYRGCEHGCVYCFARPAHAYMGLSAGLDFESKLFAKQDAAELLERELSKKGYKPKLIAIGTNTDPYQPIEKERRIMRSLLEVLESANHPVGIVTKSALVTRDIDILSRMAKKGLVKVALSITTLDRRLARAMEPRASTPTLRLKAISDLSEAGIPASVMVAPVIPALTDHEMERILDSARGAGACEAGYILLRLPQEVSPLFRDWLLKHYPDRYRHVMNLLKSMRGGKDYDAQWGKRMRGGGPYALQLGRRFEVAARKLGFNQERRMLRTDLFSAPEENEAQLALF
- the moaB gene encoding molybdenum cofactor biosynthesis protein B; this encodes MNRIDENRPFVPVGIAVLTVSDTRSMEEDRSGATLVERLEKAGHTLIDRAIVKDDIPAIQEKVKAWSRQEDVDVIITTGGTGFTGRDVTPDALEPLFEKTMDGFSAIFHRISYEKIGTSTIQSRATGGVMNATYVFCLPGSPGACKDAWDGILGLQLDYRHMPCNFVEIMPRLDEHLKRGKG
- a CDS encoding 4-(cytidine 5'-diphospho)-2-C-methyl-D-erythritol kinase encodes the protein MSSAISCTAPAKINLALHVTGERQDGYHSLESLVVFCRPADELELQWGKGGEKPALKTTGPFAAALGGNDNLILKAAALLRRRFPEAFAAAGGLCFALEKNLPVASGIGGGSADAAATLLVLRHALGIPVSDSALMTLGAEIGSDVPMCLSSSSLIARGRGTDLEPAANLPALDLVLVNPAIAVSTPQIFRILKNKQNPPLAALPGQLSQFMLTSWLKEQRNDLQAPAMAAEPVIGNVLRALETSGASLSRMSGSGATCFGIFAHAEAARKAAGTIAAANPGWWVTATQSADFGMDRVFPV